The genome window GCAATTGAGTCTGTGGCAGCACAGACAGAGCACAGGCAGCTGTGCTCTGGGTTGCCCCTGCCATCCTTGCTGAGTAGAGACTCTGTGGCTCTCTTCGGCACACACACCACCCTGGGAAGGTCACAGGTACTGTGTTTGGGTCTCCACtgtagaagctgctgctgctgctgcttagtACAGAAAATGGGTGCTCAGAGCGACTAGTCCATCCTATGCCTGGATCCCTGCAGCACCTGGCTTCCCATTTCTAGAAATTATGAAACTGCTACACCCACCGTTCTTGCTGTCACtagccctctgctggcctcaggAAGACCAGGAAGACTGCAAAGGCTTCAGCCTTTCCTTTAGTGCCTCCCACACCTGGCTGAGCTTTCCTGCTCCAGCCTGCTCACCTCCCAACTATCCCGCCCAGTGCCAGGTCTTTCAATGTTCCGTCCGCATGTACACCTGccaccagcagagggcgccagatcccaggatagatggttgggagccgtcacgtggttgctgagaattgaactcgggacctctggagagcagacagtgctcttaacctctgagccatctctccagccccagtcccaGGTCTTCGGGAGCACAGTCCTCTCTGCCTTAGATGCCCTTTTCATGTTGGTGTGGGCCAAGATCATATATTCCCACTTTCCAAGAAATCTTAGAACCCAGCTCCTGTCTCAAATTAACATTTAGTCACCTGACATGCTCCCTAAGTACTCTTAGTGGGTCCCGAGACAGCCTATAAACCTCAGAAGAGTCCTAGCAGACCggtggatttctgttcttcactCCTTTCTCACCATGCACCCACAGGTAGCAGGTGCCTATCCTTCTTCACAAAGCCAGTTCAGAAGGCTAGTTTGAAAGCTGTCCCTGTTGCCTTTTCTACCTCCCATGCATGTAGGGTGGCAGCAACTAACCAGATGGATGGCCTTATCAGTGAATATGATCCTGTTTCATATCCAGCCACTGAGGACTTATGTGGGTAGGTACATCCCGTCTGGGCCCCTCGTCACCTTCCCTGTCCTTGACTactcctgccctgccttccaGCAGGCAGTTCAATCCCATTTTCATATTCTTATGTGCTACCTTAATAAACAAATCAAGCTAGgcacacacacttgcaatcccaaagaagcaggcagatctctgtgaggttgaggacagcctggactgAAAAGTGAGCCcaagaacagtcaaggctacacagagaaaccatctcaaaaacaacccccccccaaaaaaaaacccccaaataaacaaaaaacaaaatctgcTTGAAACAAGGCATTTTAGCAGAATGCCCAGGCCTGGGGAATAGTTCTAAAGTGTCCCTCCACCCTGCAGAGGCATAGTTACTACTAGAGTTTCTTGAGCTATGCCCAATGGATGGCTTCAAAAAGCTGTCTTGTGTAGGACCTAGATCACTGCCTGGCTTACATGCCTGTCACTGAAGCAGTCACCAGCCTTCCTCAAACAGGCTGTAGCCCCAGGTATAACTCAAAATGTTACCTAGCACCACAAGGCTGAAACACTCAAAAACAGTGCTAATTAATGTCCAGGTAACATGACCTGTAGGCCCAGTCCTGATCAGGGAAGCCAGGCGTTGCTTTATAACCCTTAAGTCCTAGAACGGCTCTTGGTTATCAGGAGGAGCTGGCTCAACCAGGCTCTTCCAAGGACTTGTGGCACCACTAAGGATCCATGGCTTCCAGAGCCCAGAGTAGGTCAATACCCTTAAGGCACTAGCTACCGGACCTCAGTTACCTCGGGTCTGAGCAACTTGTTCTCAACAGCCATGTTCCCTGTGCTCAGTGGCCTCTCAGCCTGGTGGCCCCACTGGACAGTTAGGATGGCATCTACTGAAAACTTGGTTTATCTTTCTTCCTAGCAAAGGGACAATGGGAAACACTTCAGGGCTTTGGGTGAGGCTAAGTAGAAGCCACTTGCCTATTCCATGTTCAGCTCTGGGTTTTATTCCAGTAccataaaaccaaccaaccaagcagcCACTTCAGagccacagaaaacaaagcaGGCCCAGGGAAGTTCCTGGAAAGTACATGGTGACCCCTCAGGTATGACGACGAGTGGTTCAGAGGGCCACTGTCATTGCATAACTACCTTCACCATGCCTATCTGCTATTGAGCCCAACTTTGGATTCTTGGGTAAGTGTGGCTGGGCAGCTAGCCCAGGACAATCCCTCAGCCTGGCTTTTCCTGAGCCAGGAGCCCCATCTGTACCAAACCCCAGCCCTGTTCTATGAAGCTAACCATCCTGAACTGTCTGGGGCAAAGGATTTTGCAGTTTagtttttccttttactttttgttgttgttattttcaagacagggcttctctgtgtatccccTGCTGTCCTtgactatagaccaggctagcctaaacctctcagagatccacctgcctcttcctcccaactactgggattaaaggtgtgcaccaccatggctggcttcaaatttattCTTATGAAAAAAAGCCAAATCTTGGGTGGGGGCATGTTGACATActcttttaattccagcactcaggtgtcagaggcaggtggatttatataaatttgaggccagtctggtctatacaaCCTGGGCACATAGTGAGCCtctatctcaaaagcaaaacaaacaatccTCCTCCTCAAACaaaactcagggctggagagatggttcattagttaagagtactgactgttcttccagaagacctgggttcagttcctggcaccacatggtagcttaaaagcaaccatctgtgactctagTTCTAAATtgtctttttctggcctctgcaggtaccaggtcatacatggtatacatatatacatgcagaaaaaaacacatacatataaaacaaaaatgaataatcttttaaaaacagacacacacacacacaaacacaacaaacCTCAAGCTAGATATGGTGACTTAGgtaatcacagcatttgggagtttgaagccagactgaACAACCTGGTGAGGCCTTATCCCCTACCTTAAAATCTCCAGCATCTAGACATTGTATCTCCAAGTATACACGGCACCTACAGGCTCTTCTGTCCTTCCTGGAAAGCACCAGAAATCCAGCCCTCACTTTTATTGACCAACTCAACCCTCGGCCTTTAGCAGACCACCTGACACTGTAGACTCACTAGTTTTCATTTCTATGACATTGTAGACTATCTCCTTTGAAAATGAAGACTTCTAGCTTAATAGTcccagagcacttgcctaacatatATAAAGCTCCAGCATTGAAAAACTTAAGCAATCACTCCATCGGCACATTAAAAAAATAGGTTTAATGCAGGTGATTCATCTCATAAAGAATTTAACAGGCACTCAGGACACTGGGCAGCTGGGTGTGCAATGACTGACAAGGTCCTGTCATTCCCTCCCACCACCAGCCCTCTGACACACCCACCATCACCCAGCAAATGGGCTTCAGGCTGCTCTGAGGAGCATGAGCTAATAAACAAAGAACAATGCTGCTTTGGGGGAGAGTGGGATTTAGTGCAAACAATTCTTGGCAGCAAGCGAGCAACAGCGGGGTCCATTGGGAAGGCACCTCACCTGCTGTCCTGGGAGGCACAGACTTCCTCCATGAGCCCTCCTGCTAGACCAATGGGCACAGCTGGCTACAAATTAAAGAGCGAGGTCAACAGTCTTACATCTTTGCTTTCCCTGTTTGGGTTTCTTCAAGTTTCTCGTCAGTGGAACACAACTGGTTTTCCTGACAGGGTTAGGTCAAAGGGGCCACCCCATGCCCAGGGGTAGGGTGACAATTTAGGATGAAGCATATCTTGGCTGGATATGCTCAATGCCCCTGGGATTACAACTCAAAGCACTTCACTCGTCACCCAGGCCCCGTCAGCAGTGACAGCCACATCTCACTCCTGATAGAGACCAAAGGGGTCAGGtactcccttctttttttttaatctcacaaACTAGGCCTAACAGCCAGGTGGGGAAGGTGCAGCTAGCCCACCCAGGCTGCCCACTGGCACAGGTAAATACCACGGAGAAGGTATAATCGGTTTGCTCCTCCTTTTCCACTGGTCTGGCTAAGACTTTGGGAGGCTGCTAGAGGCCTCCATCCCCCAGAGACAGTGAAAACTCCTCCCAGGTCTAAGTGACGGTGGCTTCCAAGGCGCCTTACATTTTCAGAGCTCTAACAGGGCCTGACATACAGACCTACCCAAGGTGTGGACCAGCCCCTGCTCTGGAGTCCAAGCCTTGGTGGTTGTGTTCCCTTGTACTGAGGACCAGCCAGTGCCATGTACTGCTAGACCTCACCTGTGCTAATCAAGGTGACTCTGAGGCCTGACACAGCCACTTGGTGACAGCAGAGAGTAGTTCATGGGTTTAGGATTGAAGCAGCTCAGAACGGGGCACAATTAGTGGCAGTAGTGTCTGCTTATATAGCCAGATGGGTCCCTGAGGCTAGAGCCAAGAACAGGGCACATAAAGGGGCTGCATAGCCCAGAGGCGCCCCTGCATGGCCCACTGGTTGAGCCTGATGTTGGTGAGAATGTCACACAGGTCTCAGTGCAGAAAAGACAGATGGGCCACCCACTGGACGACTTGAAAATGCACAGGCAAAGCTGAGAAAGACGTCACATCTGGGAGAATGCACTGGAAGGTGGCGTAGAAGCCGACGGGAGACGGTGTGGTCTTCCCCTCAGAGTAGTCTCAGCCCTTTGGTCTCCTTAGTGGGAGTGTGTGCTTCAGGCCTTACTTTTGGGATGGGGCAAAAAAAGGCCCCTACCAGCCCCACCCTTCAAGGAAGGAAACTTCCTATAGCATAATCAGGAGCCCCATGGAGGTTGGGCCCTCACATGTCCACAAAGACCATGAAGCACCAGCCCAGACCCCCAACCAGCAGCATGGTCACATGGATGCCGTAGATGAGCAGCTCGTTCATGAGACGGAAGTCCACGCGCCTGcgccccagcagcagcagcagcactgacAGCTTGAGCTGGAAGCGCAGCAGCACGCGCACACCCAGGTACTGCAGGCAGAAGAGCGCGGCCAGCGCACCCCAGAGGGCTGCTGTGAACAGGCTGCAGCTGAAGTAGAGCAGGAAGCGAATAAAGCCGTAAAGCCAGCGGGTCTTGATGTACACATCGAAGTTGTTGTACTTGGTGCGAGCCAGGTGAGAGGTTCTTACTGGCCCACAAGCCGCGTGCAGGCAGGTGGTGTGCGGGCCATGGAAGGAGCGCACCCGCCGCGGGATGGGCATGACCGGCATTGGGCCCGGGCGGCAGTGCTATTTTGCAGTGGTAGTCCAGATGGCTAGCATAGGTGTCATCAGCACCTAGGAGCCCCCAGCTGAGCCTTGGGGAAGGTGTCGGCCTGCAGGAAGAAGTATAAGGAGAGTGCCAGATGAGACTTCCTCAAGGGGGTCCCTATCTGGAAATCAGTTGCACCCTAAGGTTATCCCCGTACTCTTTTCACAAGCCCACAGCGTGGGCAGGCCAAATGTAACATTCTACCTCACAGTACTGGggaaggaaagcaacagaaattATGGCCCTCTCTCAGCAGCTGCCATTGGAGGGCCCCTTTGAGGGCTGTCTGTGATAGAATGGAGACAGTCTAGCTAAGCCCACTCCTTACAGCTTCTTGAAGGCCCCATGCTCTATGCTACTGGTTGCATTCCACAAGCCCATTACTCCCCAATACCTCCACAGTCACTTATCTAATAACTTCTTTCAAGGACACCCCATGCAGAATTGCACAACAGTATTGGAATGAAGACAGGGTGTCCACGTTGCCAGCCAGCCCTATGGTCACCTGGTGGGCCTAAACTCTGGCATCCTTTTGAAAGGTTACCTTACCTCCCCCTGCTCTTGCTCTGTAAATGGAGGTAACAAAACCTCTTCCCTGGGGGCTGCCTGAACACGGAAGCATTGCTGGCCTGTCTAGGCTGGGCATGGGGCCAAAGCCCTCCAAACTGGGCCACAAAAAAAGGAGAAACGGCATGTGGTTCCTTATTTCACCAAGCAAATGTCATTTGCAACTGCCTATGTTAATTTGTGGATGGAAATAACATAAATTTCAGACTATATGACAATAGAGACCAAAAGTTGGTAACAGGACAGGGGAATCGTAGCCAACAGGCTTTTGCGACTTTGACTCCTTCACCGCTGCAGGTCCTGAGCAAATGGCTGCCAGTGCAGCTGAGGCCTAGGCGCAGAGAAAGGAAACCTTTCCGGAGCCAGGGAGGTTTAGCTATGCTTTACCCAGCTAGACAGGGCAATGGCTCTTATTCAGGCGTGTCACTGGACACCGCACAGTAGGGGTTTGCATTCTGCAGCAGGTGTACTCAAGTGGAGGTGCACACCAGGGGGCGGCCCGGCACCGTCTCTGCGCATGGGACCCCGGAGCAGGAGGCCCAGCTCTCGAGGGCCCGCCAACCCGGCGCGTGGAGACACGGCCCTTATAAGCCCGCAGGCTATGCGCGACCCCGGCCCTCGGCCCGCGTCCTCTGCGGGCGCTACTTCCGGTGTCAGGGCGCCGTTGCCGTGGAGACGGCCCTTAGGTCCGCGGCCGGTCCCCGCCCGTCCTCGGCCGCTCACCCGGTGCCCTCTCCGTGGCGGTGCCGGTGTCCGGAACCATGCGGCAGGCCGACGGCGCTGGGGACCAGGCCAGCGGTTGAGCCTGTGCCCGGGAGGTGCGACGCCGGGGCGGGCACATGCCGCCGAAGGCCGGGTCGCTTCGCGCGGCCCTTCAGTTGCCCCCGGCTGGCTCCGGCGCCGAGGAGAGGGCGCGCCCGGGCCGGGCCGGAGGCGTTTGTCCCAGCGTGGGAGCCGTAGCGCCGTCCCTCGGCGGCCACCGTAGCGCTGTCCTCACTCCCCCTCCGCCCGCGCCGACACGGTGGAGCCTCCCAGCGCCGGCCTCGAGCCCGCGCGGAGCAGCGGAGAAGTCGACACTGTCAGAGGACGCGCGCTCACGTGTGCGCGCCGCGAGCCGTCCACGACGCCAAGGCCTGCGGCCTCAGCCCGAGGCATGACCGATCTGCGCAGGCGCCGATGTGCCTCCTAGAGCGCCGAGGCGGGTTAGACTCCcagtgcgcgtgcgtgtgcgcgaGCGTATTGCTCGAGAGTGAGCTGGTTGCTCTCTTGAGATGCCATGGAgatgggtttttctgtgtgtcaCCGGGCGCCGCTAGGCACCCAGAGAGCAGACACAGTTGCAGATGAGGCGGTCGCAGGCTTTAGGGGTACCTGCTGTGGAGCACGGGCGTCCTGGAAACTCCGGAAAAACAGTTAGGCTGTTGTGCCACTGGCCTAAATGACCTTGAACTAAAAGTTGATGTGGTGTGTGCCCGGGGTTAGGATGTGAAGGGAAGGCAGGATCGAGCCATtatcccatggaggccagaaagtcGTCCTTCAGGGTTGTTCCACCTGCTCACTGACCCCTGGGCATCAGATGCAGGCTCCCCAGGGACGGGAAATGGACCTTTGCAAGAAGGGGAGCGTTGGCTAGAGAATCGGGTTAGGGCTGGCCACAAGACACATTTACACTGCACAGGGAACACTTGGAGGCTCCAGTGACCAAGATCGGTCGCAAGCTGTGGCATGTACATATCCTTCCTGTACCACCCACAAATAAATGACTcgatataaaaataagtaaagatgCCATGTGTCATGATATACTCCTTTactcccagcgctcaggaggtagaggcaggcagatctctgtaaactCTCCGccaatcagggctacacagtgagaacaaGTCAAACATCTTGGTACAGTGATATGGCTTAGagggcaaaggcacttgccaccaaactgacaacctgagttccatccttggTACCCACATAATGAAGGAGAAATTTCTGCCCTCATGTTGCCCTCTGACTTTCATACTTTTACTCTGAATAtttagacacacacaaacacacaccgaATATATGCACACAGGTAATTACAGTAAGCCTTCTGTAGTTAGGTAAGCTCTGAGCTCTCATCCAGGGACAGGAGGGTCTGGATGTCATCGTCAAAGCTGGAGACCCTGAGCTGcatgagcctgtctcaaaacaaaaacaaacattcatATTCTCTCCCCTGGCCTGAGTTTCTGTCACCGATGATTTTGTTTTACCTCGTCCTCACCTCCTTAAATTCCCTCCTTGCTCCCATGACATATTCCAGAGCAAAgccctgttctctactctttttctctttgtgccTTTCCGCTTGCTCAGCCCCTGTTCCTCCTGTAAGACCCCACTCAATGCTCTTCTGAGAAGACACCTCTGCCCGGCATTCTTCACTGACTTTGAGGTTCACTCTCTCTGAGGTAGGGCAGGTAGCCAATGCTGACTCCTCTTGGCCTCCCTGTGGCTCAGAGCCCTCTAACCCCAGGCCACTGTACACATattgaaagaactaaaaaagtctCACTAAAGGATTCTTCCTGTTCCCTTCATTCTGTTGCTACTTCTTGGAAGTGTTGGGTACCATCACTGAACTGATGCCAGAACCCTCTCAGGATGTGAAGTCTGACCACAGCAGGGTCATCCCCAAGGATAGGATGGAGTCTCAATTGTTCTGTTTGCTGCCAGTGCTGCTATAGAAAGTCTATATCTGAAGTCTCTATCAGCTTCTACTGTGCTGTCTGCTCTGAGCGTCTCTGTGGGCAAGTGCTGGACAGTGGCCTGGCGCCACCTACTGGGACTGTGCACGCGGTGCTTCAGACTCTTAGGGCCTAGAGAGACTAGGGGAAGTCTAAAGTCGTATTCTAAACCCAGGCTTGGGGCCCAAGGGACTGGGGCCATCTCATTTGTGCCTGTGGTTGTTTTGGTGCCATCATATAACATTGGGTAGTTATGCCAGGAACCCAGTGGCCCTCTTGCTCTCTGAGAGCATATGCAATCCTCACTTAAAATAAGTGTTTTTCtcactttgagtttctctcttccGTGGTTTGAGAGAGGAAACAGGCCATGTGAATCCTTATAAACCACTTCAAGGACAACAGGTTAGCCTCCATTTTACTGAGAAGGAGAGAGATTTTGCCCAAACCAGGCTTACCTCCAAAATGCAGGGTATTTGCTATGAGGATGTTTGTTATGTGGCTTGTGTGCCCTTCCACATCCTCCACACCATGGACAACATGATCAATTGGTGCAACATGCTGAGGTGGTCATCACTCATCAATTCTGCACACTATATCCCAGTAATTATTGGTGATCCATTCCCTGATGGTCCTTGGTGACAGAATTTCAACCTCCGAAGACAGCAATACTTCTTGATAAAAGATCCTGGTCTTGCCAGGCATAGTGccacaggcctataatcctagcattctgggaggcagaggtggcagATCTGTGAATTAAAGGCCAATTTGGTTTACATATTGGGTTCCAGAACTGTTAAAAAtcataaagaagaagaagcaggggGACAACTGATACTCTCTtcgagaggtttattaggggggtatggaggaagtgggtggCAGGATGtggtgggggaagagaggaggaaagggaaggggaaagggggtgccccgagagagagagagagaaagaaaagagtgtaagagaggaaagggaaaatgagagggagagagtgacCACGTGTGGGGGTCAGCCCTTTAAGGGGGAAGgaaaccacgccttccaggtgtggccacctgcctggtgacacatgatgatgtcataggttgctgggtaactaACACAGGaacaggttgtgttccaaaatactaacaagaacagccagtgctgggAAGCtgggtggtgatgcacacctttaatcccagcacttgagaggcagaggcaggtgggtctctgtgagtcccaggccagcctagtctacagagtgagttccaggacagccagggttacacagagaaaccctctcttagaaaacaacaacaaacagcagtGCAGCCTGCCTGCTCTGCATCCCAACCACCACTTCTAGCCCTGGGTAAAGTTTCAGGCTCCTTGGGtctcagtttccttgtctgtaaaGTGAGGAAACAATATGCAGGCCCTCACAGGGAGTTGTGGAACTAGCTTCACTACTTCAGTGAAGCTGGCAGAAGAAGCCTGGTCCACAGCAAGGCTCAGGTCTTGCTGCCACTTCAGAGCCAGGCTTCTAGTAGCCCTCTATGGTCCCCTCTGTGAGGACCACTCTTCCACACTGTCCAAAGCTGACTGACTGACTTAGGAGGGCAGCTCACAGAGTTCATTGTGGACTTCTTCCTCACTCACAGATCTCTCCCAGGAACTGGAAGGATGGCATAACAGCTGACAGTTGCCACTTTGAGGCAGAGAAATCAGCCCTGTAGGGAAGAACTGACGGCCTCTGGCCAGCAGCCAATGCCAGCTTGCTGTCTGCAGTGAGCTGACCCAGAAACACTGCCAACCAAGAAACACTGCAAGTCctttctccagaagacatcccaagCATACCTTCTGCAGCCTTAAGAGAGACTCCAGGACAGACTTCAGCCCCACCTTGCCCCAGCTCCTGGCTTCAAGAACTGGGAGAAATAGAGTAACCTTAGAACTGAATTATGTTCCCCAGATCTATATGTCGAAGCCCTAACCATTAGGGACTGAGCCTGTACCTATTAGGAATTTGTGGCCTTGAGAGAGGTCAGTAGTATAAAGTGGAGTCTCTATAATGATAGGATGCAGGATGACTGGAGATCatgatacagacacacatgcagggacacacacacacacacatacacacacacacacacacacacagggatgaCCAGATGAAGATGGGGATAGGATACAGCATTTATAATCCAAGGAGGATGTCCTCAGATGAGCCAGCCCTGCCATACCTTGGTTGGGCTTTATCACCCTGTGAGCAGTAGATGCCTGTTATGTAAGCTGTCTATGCCtagcttttgtttctttggttttttgttttgttttgttttgttttgtttttggcaggGGTGGTAGTAAGGATTCGGCCAGAGTTAAGCACACTAGGCCAGTACTCTGCCATGATGTGTTTTACTCTGTGTGGTCTGTCATTGACCTCAGGCAAGGAACACCCTAAGCTCTTTCTCAAGCCAGGCTTGACTCTAATGCCCAGGATGAACCCACATCTTGAGCATgcttgctgtgtgctgtgtgtgctcacTCACACACTTGCCTTGTAATGAACATTCAAGACACAAGCTGAAGGGCAATAGGCCTTAGGCAGGAAAGGCCCAGGGGCCTCAAGATGCATTAGCCCACACAGTTCCGGCCACACAGGAGAACAGAGGCTGCCCTGCATGCTGGGAAACACCCAGATGTGCTTCTGGAGGCCTGTGAAGGCACCACTGGGATGGTGGACCACTACCcagcaggctgctctcaaacaCCCTCGCTCCTCCCACATGGAAGACACAGGTGTGTacttcactttcttcttttcttttttttttttttttaactttactgTCCTGAATCTGAGTTGGAAGCCCTTTGAAGAACACCTTAATGATTTGATGACAGAGAAACCCTTAGTCAATGCCTAAGGCAGAATAAGCTATCAGTAAACATTGCcagcagaaaagggagaaatgctCCTTTGGCTGTGGAGGTAGGAGCCCCCAGCACAGGAAGCCAGAGATGCAAGCGGTTTCCTGAAGGCAAAGGACCCTTAGCTCATGGTGGGCATGCCCTTTGAACAATTGAGCCCTAAACCTCACAGGGCTCAAAGAAACTGGATTCAAGGTATTCTTTACTGGGTTCCACTCTCGTGCTAATTCCACCAGAGATTCAACTGGACCATTGTTGATTGAGCGGTTTCTTGTCAACAGCAGTAAGGATTTGTGGCCAATCTTTTCTTTGCTCCATATCATGGGTGATCTGCTCGGCTCCCAGGGAATGGCACTAGGATATATTTTATGGCATGCAAAAGACAAACACAGGCATTTATATGTCACGTACTACAATATAAATACTAACTTGTACTTCTTTCAAAACTTTTAATGACTTGTATCCAGTCTGGAAGATTTATAGGGCAAAGGGGTGGCTCAGAATGTCACTTTAAACATATTTGTCACTTtggaaacagcaacaaaataaaaaaatctggaagATACTGCACTCAGAAATAAATCATAAATGGATGCATCTTATACC of Meriones unguiculatus strain TT.TT164.6M chromosome 8, Bangor_MerUng_6.1, whole genome shotgun sequence contains these proteins:
- the Tmem250 gene encoding transmembrane protein 250, with translation MPVMPIPRRVRSFHGPHTTCLHAACGPVRTSHLARTKYNNFDVYIKTRWLYGFIRFLLYFSCSLFTAALWGALAALFCLQYLGVRVLLRFQLKLSVLLLLLGRRRVDFRLMNELLIYGIHVTMLLVGGLGWCFMVFVDM